A genomic region of Methanosarcina thermophila TM-1 contains the following coding sequences:
- a CDS encoding ATP-binding cassette domain-containing protein, protein MNTPNSPHSPDKAATFQEETTAGRRHKSGTDSEKKNQVSERNIVPILETRDLCHRYPHLDSNSLDKISFKVFKGERVAVLGANGAGKSTLFKHLNGILRPLSGEVLIKGEKLTKKNVRACREIVGIVFQNPDDQVLAPSVEEDIAFGPINMGLSRSEVEERVKEAIEMVGLTGFEDRAPHHLSGGQKKLVAIAGILAMRPEVIILDEPTANLDPLSSARILDLIMKMNRELGITLLLSTHDVDVVPYFAERVFVLHHGRLEADGSPDEIFSNPELLRKAHLRLPRVAEVFEMLQHEGLDVNIQITAEKARDEILRVIGLRDQKAEIK, encoded by the coding sequence ATGAATACTCCGAATTCCCCACATAGCCCCGATAAAGCAGCAACTTTCCAGGAAGAAACGACAGCCGGGAGAAGGCATAAATCCGGAACAGATTCCGAAAAAAAGAATCAGGTCTCCGAAAGAAACATTGTTCCTATCCTTGAAACCAGAGATCTCTGCCACAGATATCCTCATCTTGATTCAAATTCCCTTGATAAAATCAGCTTTAAAGTGTTTAAAGGGGAGAGAGTTGCAGTGCTTGGGGCTAATGGGGCTGGGAAATCGACTTTATTTAAGCACCTTAATGGAATCCTGCGCCCTCTTTCAGGGGAAGTCTTGATAAAAGGGGAAAAGTTGACCAAGAAGAATGTTCGGGCTTGCAGGGAAATAGTAGGGATTGTCTTTCAGAATCCTGATGACCAGGTGCTTGCGCCGAGTGTCGAAGAAGATATAGCGTTTGGACCAATTAATATGGGTCTGTCGAGAAGCGAGGTCGAAGAAAGAGTTAAAGAAGCCATCGAAATGGTAGGACTCACAGGTTTTGAGGATAGAGCCCCGCATCATCTTAGTGGAGGGCAGAAAAAGCTTGTGGCGATTGCAGGCATTCTTGCCATGCGCCCTGAAGTTATAATCCTTGATGAGCCTACAGCCAACCTCGATCCCCTCAGTTCTGCCCGCATTCTTGATCTGATAATGAAAATGAATCGAGAGCTTGGAATCACCCTGCTTCTTTCCACCCATGATGTGGATGTCGTGCCTTATTTTGCAGAGAGGGTTTTTGTCCTTCATCATGGAAGACTTGAAGCTGACGGAAGCCCGGATGAGATCTTCAGCAATCCCGAACTCCTCAGAAAAGCCCATCTGAGACTTCCGAGAGTGGCTGAGGTTTTTGAAATGCTCCAGCATGAGGGACTCGATGTCAATATACAGATTACAGCCGAGAAAGCCAGGGATGAAATCCTCAGGGTTATCGGGCTCAGAGACCAGAAGGCAGAGATAAAATAA
- the cbiQ gene encoding cobalt ECF transporter T component CbiQ — protein MVTLTDIERESYKDSPVHRLDPRIKLIFALAIIVYAVSLPRIHEKNMIRLLAMEAYLVLLVLIAGLNLKYFFLRILAILPFGIGVAVIQPFLRPSFVESYTPYPLDLPFGLSITYEGLVFGRILFMKFLVCVTAVILLSSTTRLRDMVVAADRMGVPREFTQLVSMMVRYLFLFWAVLKRIKTAQETRLFDIWNNAVPRKWILKQIGYSISAIFVRSYEQGERTYISMLCRGYGSGHEKAYYRAKIQTRDILFLLLSTASIVCIHFFV, from the coding sequence ATGGTAACCCTTACGGATATTGAACGCGAATCATATAAAGACAGTCCAGTACACAGGCTTGATCCAAGGATAAAGTTGATTTTTGCACTTGCAATAATCGTATATGCAGTCAGCCTGCCCCGAATTCACGAAAAGAATATGATCCGTCTTCTTGCCATGGAAGCTTATTTGGTGCTCCTTGTGCTTATCGCAGGGCTGAACTTAAAATATTTTTTCCTTCGAATCCTTGCAATCTTACCTTTCGGGATTGGGGTTGCCGTTATCCAGCCTTTCCTGAGACCTTCCTTTGTGGAGAGTTACACACCATATCCTCTTGACCTGCCTTTCGGGCTCAGCATAACCTATGAAGGTCTGGTCTTCGGGAGGATATTATTCATGAAATTCCTGGTATGCGTAACAGCCGTAATCCTTCTTTCTTCCACCACACGGCTAAGGGATATGGTTGTAGCCGCAGACAGGATGGGCGTTCCAAGGGAATTTACCCAGCTCGTCAGTATGATGGTACGTTATCTTTTCCTGTTCTGGGCCGTCCTGAAACGAATAAAAACTGCACAGGAGACCCGTCTTTTCGATATATGGAATAATGCTGTGCCCAGAAAATGGATTCTTAAACAGATCGGATACAGTATCAGTGCAATTTTCGTGCGCTCTTATGAGCAGGGAGAAAGGACATATATCAGCATGCTCTGCAGAGGTTATGGAAGCGGCCATGAAAAAGCATATTACAGAGCAAAAATTCAGACCAGGGATATACTCTTTTTGCTTCTCAGTACTGCAAGTATAGTATGCATTCATTTTTTTGTCTGA
- the cbiM gene encoding cobalt transporter CbiM → MHIPDSFIPPDQALIYWVLALPFIIMSFKWAKNELDEMKVPILAALAAGIFAIQAMNIPIGMGTSGHMIGAALVAIVFGSPWAGVLVLTLVLLVQGFAFADGGITTMGANILNMGVVSGFIGYYTYSILRRALSVNIAAFIGAWLGLFVSAITCTIQLWLAGTFPLVPGLIAMGTFHLIIGFIGEGLITSVAIAAIAKSRPDLLEDDLNTRTDRAEIEAMA, encoded by the coding sequence ATGCATATACCTGATTCGTTCATACCACCTGACCAGGCGTTAATCTACTGGGTTCTTGCCCTTCCATTTATTATAATGTCATTTAAGTGGGCAAAAAACGAGCTTGATGAGATGAAAGTGCCGATCCTTGCGGCTCTTGCAGCCGGTATCTTTGCAATCCAGGCTATGAATATACCAATTGGGATGGGGACAAGCGGACACATGATCGGGGCAGCCCTTGTAGCCATAGTTTTCGGGAGCCCCTGGGCAGGAGTGCTTGTGCTGACATTGGTGCTGCTAGTTCAGGGTTTTGCCTTTGCTGATGGAGGAATTACTACAATGGGCGCAAACATCCTGAACATGGGTGTTGTTTCTGGATTTATCGGGTATTACACTTACAGTATCCTTCGTAGAGCTCTGAGCGTAAATATTGCAGCTTTCATAGGCGCCTGGCTTGGCCTTTTTGTCTCGGCAATTACCTGTACCATCCAGTTATGGCTGGCTGGCACTTTTCCCCTGGTTCCTGGACTTATAGCTATGGGAACTTTTCACCTTATCATCGGCTTCATAGGAGAAGGGCTCATTACCTCGGTTGCAATTGCAGCTATTGCAAAATCCAGACCAGATCTTCTTGAAGACGATCTCAATACCAGAACCGACAGAGCTGAAATTGAGGCTATGGCATGA
- a CDS encoding PDGLE domain-containing protein: MSEKANKKFFYLGVVVALLIAVLAPFLASPNPDGLESAAANVVEESKLSELEESGPVVSSPMPDYSIEGMGKSGEVAAIVVGTLVVLAISFGFGKVFKKKA; this comes from the coding sequence ATGAGCGAGAAAGCTAATAAGAAATTTTTTTATCTTGGGGTTGTAGTTGCACTCTTGATTGCTGTACTTGCACCCTTCCTTGCCTCCCCGAACCCAGACGGACTGGAAAGTGCAGCAGCAAATGTGGTTGAAGAATCAAAACTCTCCGAGCTGGAAGAAAGTGGACCAGTTGTAAGTTCTCCAATGCCTGATTACTCAATTGAAGGCATGGGCAAAAGCGGAGAAGTAGCAGCAATAGTAGTCGGGACGCTCGTAGTGCTTGCAATCAGTTTTGGGTTTGGAAAAGTGTTCAAAAAGAAAGCCTGA